The proteins below are encoded in one region of Coffea arabica cultivar ET-39 chromosome 4c, Coffea Arabica ET-39 HiFi, whole genome shotgun sequence:
- the LOC113741792 gene encoding LOW QUALITY PROTEIN: NADH dehydrogenase [ubiquinone] iron-sulfur protein 7, mitochondrial (The sequence of the model RefSeq protein was modified relative to this genomic sequence to represent the inferred CDS: inserted 2 bases in 1 codon), whose amino-acid sequence MAIAARVASTQLPLTSSALKAAPMHLAATLLSSTSSSPTRYGGAQPPATAKAAEYAISQVDDLMNWAHRGSIWPMTFGLACCAVEMINTGASGYDLDRFGIIFRPSPRQSDCMIVAGKXTNKMAPALRRVYDQMPEPRWVISMGSCANGGGYYHYSYSVVRGCDRIVPVDIYVPGCPPTAEALLYGILQLQKKINRRKDFLHWWTE is encoded by the exons ATGGCAATTGCAGCGAGAGTTGCTTCGACGCAGCTGCCTTTAACTTCTTCAGCTCTTAAAGCAGCGCCAATGCACTTGGCGGCCACTTTACTGTCGTCCACTTCTTCTTCTCCGACAAGATACGGCGGTGCACAACCGCCAGCCACCGCCAAGGCAGCCGAGTATGCGATCTCCCAAGTTGATGACTTGATGAATTGGGCCCATCGTGGGTCCATTTGGCCCATGACCTTTGGGCTTGCTTGCTGTGCCGTTGAGATGATAAACACTGGGGCTTCCGGGTACGATCTGGATCGCTTTGGGATTATTTTCAGGCCCAGCCCAAGACAATCTGACTGCATGATCGTCGCTGGTAA AACCAATAAGATGGCTCCAGCTCTCCGCAG gGTGTATGATCAGATGCCCGAGCCAAGGTGGGTGATATCAATGGGGAGCTGTGCAAACGGTGGGGGATACTATCACTATTCCTACTCGGTGGTGAGGGGATGTGATAGAATTGTGCCGGTCGACATATACGTGCCCGGGTGCCCCCCAACTGCCGAAGCTTTACTGTATGGGATTCTGCAGCTCCAGAAGAAAATTAATCGGAGGAAAGATTTCCTTCATTGGTGGACCGAGTAG
- the LOC140005091 gene encoding uncharacterized protein codes for MQDPSIYSQMKPQFPEQEHLKCPRCDSANTKFCYYNNYNLSQPRHFCKNCRRYWTKGGALRNIPVGGGSRKNTKRSSSTTKRPSSASSAAPSTSPSSAAAVSSSSSPPSTTPQTLPKTEPYGLAPQALQPGFDQDRRMILDVGGNGSFSSLLSSNGGQFGNFLEGLNPNASNLQLCGFGDHGPNQGPGQGHHGDPHAGLQNGSNSEEGFLSNQGNGDSSCWNGSNGWPDLAIYTPGSNFQ; via the coding sequence ATGCAAGACCCGTCGATATATTCACAAATGAAACCGCAATTTCCAGAGCAAGAACACCTGAAATGCCCGAGATGTGACTCTGCGAACACAAAATTCTGCTATTACAACAACTACAATCTCTCTCAGCCCCGCCACTTTTGCAAGAACTGCAGAAGATATTGGACTAAAGGCGGTGCTCTCAGAAACATCCCTGTCGGTGGTGGCTCCCGGAAGAACACTAAACGCAGCTCATCAACTACCAAACGCCCTTCCTCAGCCAGCTCAGCTGCCCCGTCTACCTCCCCTTCCTCAGCCGCTGCAGTCTCGTCATCATCATCACCTCCTTCTACCACTCCTCAGACGCTGCCGAAAACAGAGCCTTATGGGCTCGCTCCGCAGGCACTTCAACCCGGTTTTGATCAGGACCGCAGGATGATTCTTGATGTGGGTGGGAATGGGAGCTTTAGCTCCCTCTTGTCTTCAAATGGGGGGCAATTTGGGAATTTTCTGGAGGGGTTGAATCCAAATGCATCAAATTTGCAGCTCTGTGGGTTTGGTGATCATGGCCCGAATCAAGGTCCGGGTCAGGGTCACCATGGTGATCCACATGCGGGTTTGCAAAATGGGAGTAATTCTGAGGAGGGGTTTTTAAGTAATCAGGGTAATGGAGATTCTAGCTGCTGGAATGGGAGCAATGGTTGGCCTGATCTTGCCATTTACACTCCAGGTTCCAATTTTCAGTAA
- the LOC140005022 gene encoding probable pectate lyase 9, translating into MGIQGIRTAPWCTVWALIATISIITSSPPVSAKMNVIDKCWRTDRNWRSHRHQLATCSVGYAGKMMNNIGRDVINYKVTDPSDDALNPKPGTLRYAMTHVKGKVWITFKRDMNVTLQKPLLVSSFTAIDGRGVNVHISGGACLVLQRANNVIIHGLRIHNCVAQPAGPVVGPDAKIVHLGPVDGDAIRMLSSSKIWIDHNTLYDCPDGLIDVTRGSTGVTISNNWFRSQNKVMLLGHDDGFRRDKDMKVTVAFNHFGPRCQQRMPRVRFGYAHVVNNLYLGWGAYAIGGSMDPTIKSQANLFIAPKDGNKEVTWRQHNGNGMSWNFLSVEDVFENGASFSQSRSGGGVAVRPNYSAEQIFPIEAAREVRALTKSAGALKCPRVSRC; encoded by the exons ATGGGCATTCAAGGCATCCGAACGGCACCTTGGTGCACTGTTTGGGCTCTCATAGCTACCATTTCCATCATCACCTCAAGCCCTCCTGTGTCTGCTAAAATGAATGTGATCGACAAATGCTGGAGGACAGACCGCAACTGGCGCAGCCACAGGCACCAATTGGCTACATGCTCCGTTGGTTATGCGGGGAAAATGATGAACAACATTGGCCGAGACGTCATAAACTACAAGGTGACTGATCCATCCGACGATGCACTCAACCCTAAGCCAGGAACCCTGAGATATGCTATGACCCATGTCAAGGGAAAGGTTTGGATTACGTTTAAGAGAGACATGAATGTTACCCTCCAGAAACCCCTTCTTGTCAGCAGCTTCACTGCCATTGATGGACGAGGTGTCAATGTACACATTTCTGGTGGTGCTTGCCTAGTGTTGCAAAGG GCGAACAATGTCATCATACACGGTCTCCGCATCCACAATTGCGTTGCTCAACCAGCAGGACCTGTTGTAGGTCCAGATGCCAAGATTGTACATTTAGGACCCGTTGATGGAGATGCTATCAGAATGCTATCGAGTTCTAAGATATGGATTGATCACAATACGCTTTACGACTGCCCTGATGGATTAATTGATGTTACGCGAGGCTCAACAGGTGTTACCATCTCAAACAATTGGTTTAGATCCCAGAATAAGGTCATGCTTTTGGGACATGACGATGGCTTCCGACGAGACAAGGACATGAAAGTTACCGTAGCCTTCAATCATTTTGGTCCTCGCTGCCAACAAAGAATGCCAAG AGTTCGATTCGGATATGCCCACGTTGTTAACAATCTTTACCTGGGTTGGGGAGCATACGCTATTGGAGGAAGCATGGATCCTACGATAAAGAGCCAAGCAAATCTCTTCATTGCCCCAAAAGATGGGAATAAAGAG GTGACATGGAGGCAGCACAACGGAAATGGCATGTCATGGAACTTCTTATCTGTGGAAGATGTTTTTGAAAATGGCGCCTCTTTCAGCCAATCAAGAAGTGGTGGCGGCGTTGCCGTGAGGCCCAACTATAGCGCGGAGCAGATTTTTCCGATAGAAGCAGCAAGAGAAGTGAGGGCATTGACCAAATCTGCTGGTGCCTTGAAGTGTCCAAGGGTATCCAGATGTTGA